Proteins from one Camelina sativa cultivar DH55 chromosome 8, Cs, whole genome shotgun sequence genomic window:
- the LOC104707042 gene encoding protein ALWAYS EARLY 1-like has protein sequence MAPSRKLKSVNKRFISEASPDINNVGSSTKTKQRKKKLTDKLGPQWTKGELERFYDAYRKHVGDWKKVAAAVRNNRSVEMVEALFSMNRAYLSLPEGTASVAGLIAMMTDHYSVMEGSESEGEDHDASGVLRKNQKRKRAKVQASDFQEEVIPPHSIASAEGCLSHLKHTQAYEKRQRATGKRTPRVLVAITCERNNREYSTPPNKRAKKQLDANDDASRRGGGSPYRRTELSDSTPLRLGKRLQAQEAQFKHHDSSMFENSVRISRDKRHKKGAADRDSALLMDIEGLVSAEVPQKGKNVRVEEAEGSDDDGLEALKELADVSVALAPTGLMESESSAQREEERIANNVDEQSNTLETVSTSHHREKEKQAGPEDSLLHAISAADKSKPKSVQESVDVGTSRRKRKTKVLDAEALEESIQIKSLDTKESAEDDNLKTLVRARRSGQGPVNQLKTAKTSEESASTSDKKITGPDAVVTATQVSGSGPVTLPQKPPNRRKMSLKKILQQRVSSETTHDKPLSCKKFSEYELLKEKVSTCLSYPLVRRWCIFEWFYSAIDYPWFAKMEFTDYLNHVGLGHVPRLTRLEWSVIKSSLGRPRRFSERFLQDERDKLQQYRESVRKHYTEVRGCAREVLHTDLARPLSVGNRVIAIHPKTREIRDGKILTVDHNKCNVLFDESGVELVMDIDCMPLNPLEYMPEGLRKQIDKCLSISKEAQPNRHSNSDASVLFSPSVLENVNFSMNPPSKQDDIRKSVLFDKVLATNTTDQSVTTNSQKRGTEIQRPLTLQRTSDAQEMEPEMIEIVSGSKTIAQAMVDAAMKAALSGKNNNNNEEAGNMVQQALSSIGKHQPLDNSIVSSGIKHQQHTNGSLDHHPSNTAEPINGLASQDGSGKNKMQIPSELITSCVATWLMIQMCTEKHYPPADVAQLMETAVSGLQPRCPQNMPIYREIQTCMGWIKTQIMALVRT, from the exons ATGGCGCCCAGTAGGAAGTTGAAGAGTGTGAACAAGCGCTTCATCAGTGAAGCTTCTCCAGATATCAATAATGTTGGGAGCTCCACCAAAACCAAGCAACGA aagaagaaactgactGACAAATTGGGACCTCAGTGGACCAAAGGAGAGCTTGAGCGTTTCTATGATGCTTATCGTAAGCATGTGGGAGACTGGAAAAAG GTAGCTGCTGCTGTCCGGAATAACCGGTCTGTTGAGATGGTGGAAGCTCTCTTTTCTATGAATCGG GCATACTTATCCTTGCCCGAGGGAACTGCGTCTGTAGCTGGCCTCATTGCAATGATGACTGATCATTACAGCGTCATG GAGGGGAGCGAAAGTGAAGGAGAAGACCATGATGCTTCTGGAGTACTGAGGAAAAATCAGAAGCGCAAACGTGCTAAAGTTCAGGCTAGTGATTTTCAAGAGGAAGTTATTCCACCACATTCAATTGCATCAGCAGAAGGATGCCTCTCACACTTGAAGCATACACAAGCTTATG aAAAAAGGCAACGCGCCACTGGGAAACGTACACCTCGGGTTCTTGTAGCAATTACATGCGAGAGGAATAACAGAGAATATTCTACTCCACCAAATAAAAGAGCCAAGAAACAACTTGATGCCAATGATGATGCATCAAGAAGGGGAGGAGGCTCTCCATATAGAAGAACAGAACTCAGTGATAGCACACCACTTAGGCTTGGAAAAAGG TTACAAGCACAGGAAGCTCAATTCAAGCACCATGATAGTTCCATGTTTGAGAATAGTGTGAGAATAAGTCGAGATAAGAGACATAAAAAGGGAGCTGCTGATAGAGATAGTGCATTGTTGATGGATATTGAAGGACTTGTTTCCGCGGAGGTTCCCCAGAAAGGAAAAAATGTGAGAGTTGAAGAAGCAGAAggaagtgatgatgatggattAGAAGCTCTGAAGGAATTGGCTGATGTGTCAGTTGCACTGGCTCCAACGGGTTTGATGGAATCAG AATCATCTGCACAGcgggaagaagaaagaatagcGAACAACGTGGATGAGCAATCTAACACTCTGGAAACCGTGTCTACAAGCCAtcacagagaaaaagaaaaacaagcagGGCCAGAAGATAGTCTCTTACATGCAATTTCAGCCGCCGATAAAAGTAAACCAAAATCTGTGCAGGAATCCGTTGATGTTGGCACTTCAAGAAGAAAACGTAAAACAAAG GTGCTAGATGCAGAAGCTTTAGAAGAGTCTATTCAGATAAAATCTCTAGATACTAAG GAATCGGCTGAAGATGATAATTTGAAGACTCTGGTCAGAGCAAGACGTTCTGGTCAAGGTCCAGTGAATCAGCTGAAAACTGCAAAGACCTCGGAAGAATCTGCTTCAACTAGTGATAAGAAAATAACTGGACCGGATGCAGTAGTGACAGCTACACAAGTTTCAGGTTCGGGTCCAGTGACTTTGCCACAGAAACCTCCAAACAGGCGTAAGATGAGTTTGAAGAAAATTTTACAACAAAGAGTATCTTCTGAAACCACTCATGACAAGCCACTTAGTTGCAAAAAGTTTTCAGAATATGAATTACTAAAG GAGAAAGTTTCGACTTGTCTGTCATATCCATTGGTACGTCGATGGTGCATATTTGAATGGTTCTACAGTGCTATTGACTATCCCTGGTTTGCAAAGATGGAGTTCACTGATTATCTAAATCATGTGGGGCTTGGTCATGTTCCAAGACTTACTCGTCTTGAATGGAGTGTCATTAAAAG TTCCCTCGGAAGACCTCGGAGATTCTCTGAGAGATTCCTACAGGACGAGCGGGATAAGCTTCAACAATATCGTGAATCTGTGAGAAAGCATTATACAGAGGTCCGTGGATGTGCTAGGGAAGTGCTTCATACAGATTTGGCCCGGCCTTTATCAGTCGGGAATAGAGTCATTGCCATCCATCCTAAGACACGGGAAATTCGTGATGGCAAGATTCTTACTGTGGATCATAACAAGTGCAACGTTCTGTTTGATGAATCGGGCGTTGAGTTAGTTATG GACATTGACTGCATGCCTTTAAATCCGTTGGAATACATGCCAGAGGGTCTGAGGAAGCAAATCGATAAGTGCTTGTCTATAAGCAAAGAAGCACAGCCTAACAGACACTCAAACTCTGATGCATCTGTTCTGTTCTCTCCTTCTGTGCTAGAGAATGTCAACTTCTCCATGAATCCTCCTTCGAAACAG GATGATATCAGGAAGtcagttttgtttgataaagTGTTAGCAACCAACACTACTGATCAATCTGTCACAACCAATAGCCAAAAAAGAGGAACTGAAATTCAACGACCTCTGACACTGCAGCGTACTTCAGATGCGCAG GAAATGGAGCCAGAAATGATTGAAATCGTCAGTGGTTCAAAGACAATAGCGCAAGCAATGGTGGATGCAGCTATGAAG GCTGCATTGTCggggaagaacaacaacaacaacgaagaGGCAGGGAATATGGTCCAACAAGCTTTAAGCTCAATTGGCAAACATCAGCCACTAGATAACTCTATAGTGTCTTCTGGTATCAAGCATCAACAGCATACCAATGGAAGCTTGGATCATCATCCCTCAAACACAGCAGAGCCGATTAACGGTTTGGCATCACAGGACGGAtcaggaaaaaacaaaatgcaaatACCTTCAGAGCTTATCACCTCTTGTGTTGCAACTTGGCTCATGATTCAG ATGTGCACAGAGAAGCATTACCCACCAGCGGATGTGGCACAGCTGATGGAGACAGCAGTGAGTGGCTTGCAGCCGCGGTGTCCACAGAACATGCCGATCTACAGAGAAATTCAGACTTGCATGGGATGGATCAAGACTCAAATCATGGCTCTTGTAAGAACATGA
- the LOC104707043 gene encoding long chain acyl-CoA synthetase 7, peroxisomal-like, whose amino-acid sequence MEFSSPAQRRLETVRSHLGSSPADDQTSLFLNATASASPFLNEDSYSVVLPEKLDTGKWNVYRSAKSPTKLISRFQDHPEIGTLHDNFVHAVEKYPDNKYLGTRVRLDGTVGEYTWMTYAETASERQAIGSGLLFHGISHGACVGLYFINRPEWLIADHACAAYSFISVPLYDTLGPDAVKFAVNHATLQAIFCVPQTLNTLLSFLAEIPSIRLIVVVGGADEHLPSLPQGTGVKIVSYQKLLSQGRSSLHPFYPPKPEDIATICYTSGTTGTPKGAVLTHGNLIANVAGSSVAIDFLPSDIYISYLPLAHIYERANQILAVYGGVAIGFYQGDVLKLMNDFAVLRPTVFCSVPRLYNRIYDGITSAVKSSGVMKKRLFEIAYNSKKKAIVNGRNPSALWDKLVFNKIKEKLGGRVRFMGSGASPLSPDVMDFLRVCFGCSVREGYGMTETSCVISSMDEGDTLSGHVGSPNPACEVKLVDVPEMNYTSEDQPYPRGEICVRGPIIFKGYYKDEEQTREIIDEDSWLHTGDIGLWLPGGRLKIIDRKKNIFKLAQGEYIAPEKIENVYTKCRFVSQCFIHGDSFNSSLVAIVSVDPDVMKEWAASEGIKYEHLGQLCNDPKARKAVLAEMDGVGKEAQLRGFEFAKAVTLVPEPFTLENGLLTPTFKIKRPQAKAYFADAISKMYAEIAALDPMPSKL is encoded by the exons atggaatttTCATCGCCGGCACAACGTCGTCTTGAAACCGTTCGATCTCACCTAGGTTCTTCTCCGGCTGACGACCAAACATCTCTCTTCCTCAACGCCACCGCCTCTGCTTCACCTTTCTTAAATG AGGATAGCTATAGTGTGGTGCTTCCAGAGAAGCTGGATACTGGGAAATGGAATGTCTACAg ATCTGCAAAGTCGCCTACGAAGCTCATTAGCAGGTTCCAGGATCATCCTGAAATCGGGACTTTACATGACAATTTTGT ACATGCTGTTGAAAAATATCCTGATAACAAGTATCTGGGTACACGAGTTCGGCTTGATGGAACCGTTGGAGA GTACACATGGATGACTTATGCAGAAACAGCTTCTGAACGACAAGCCATTGGTTCAGGACTCTTGTTTCATGGAATTAGCCAT GGAGCTTGCGTTGGACTCTATTTTATTAACAGACCAGAGTGGTTGATTGCGGATCATGCTTGTGCAGCATATTCATTTATCTCTGTTCCTTTATACGATACACTTG GTCCAGATGCTGTAAAGTTTGCTGTGAATCATGCTACTCTGCAGGCTATATTTTGTGTACCACAAACCTTAAATACT TTGCTAAGCTTCCTAGCGGAAATCCCATCCATTCGTCTTATTGTG GTGGTGGGAGGAGCGGACGAGCATTTGCCATCACTTCCTCAAGGAACTGGAGTCAAAATTGTATCATACCAAAAGCTATTGAGTCAG GGTCGAAGTAGCTTACATCCATTTTACCCTCCAAAGCCCGAAGACATTGCAACCATATGCTACACAAGTGGAACCACAGGAACACCAAAG GGTGCTGTGTTGACTCATGGAAACTTGATCGCAAATGTCGCTGGTTCCAGTGTGGCAATAGACTTTTTACCTTCAGATAT TTACATATCATATCTTCCGTTGGCACACATATATGAACGTGCAAATCAGATTTTGGCTGTGTATGGTGGTGTTGCTATCGGTTTCTATCAGGGA GATGTCTTGAAGCTGATGAATGATTTTGCTGTGTTAAGGCCAACAGTATTCTGTAGTGTCCCTCGCTTATATAATCGAATATATGATGG AATTACAAGTGCCGTGAAATCATCTGGGGTTATGAAAAAACGGCTTTTCGAAATTGCCTATAACTCAAAGAAGAAAGCTATCGTAAATG GGCGTAATCCGTCTGCACTTTGGGATAAATTGGtcttcaacaaaattaaagaaaagctTGGTGGACGTGTTCGCTTTATGGGGTCTGGTGCTTCTCCATTGTCACCTGATGTCATGGATTTCTTGAGAGT ATGCTTTGGATGTTCGGTGCGTGAAGGGTATGGTATGACCGAGACTTCTTGTGTCATAAGTTCTATGGATGAAGGTGACACTTTATCTGGCCATGTCGGATCCCCTAATCCAGCGTGTG AGGTAAAACTTGTGGATGTTCCTGAAATGAATTACACATCGGAAGATCAACCATACCCACGTGGTGAAATCTGTGTAAGAGGGCCAATCATCTTCAAAGGCTACTACAAGGATGAAGAACAAAC GAGAGAAATTATTGATGAGGATAGCTGGCTACACACAGGAGATATCGGGTTGTGGTTACCTGGTGGTCGGCTCAAGATCATAGACAg GAAGAAGAACATATTTAAGTTGGCGCAAGGAGAATATATAGCACCAGAGAAGATCGAAAATGTTTATACCAAATGTAGATTTGTTTCGCAGTGTTTCATACACG GAGATAGCTTCAATTCTTCTCTAGTAGCTATTGTTTCAGTTGACCCAGATGTTATGAAAGAGTGGGCTGCATCAGAAGGCATTAAG TATGAGCATCTAGGACAGCTCTGTAACGATCCAAAAGCACGAAAGGCTGTTCTTGCCGAGATGGATGGTGTTGGAAAAGAAGCTCAG TTGAGAGGATTTGAGTTTGCAAAGGCTGTGACTTTGGTACCAGAGCCATTCACTTTAGAGAATGGACTTCTGACACCAACATTCAAG ATAAAGAGACCTCAAGCAAAAGCTTACTTTGCAGACGCAATATCCAAAATGTATGCGGAAATCGCAGCCTTGGACCCCATGCCTTCTAAACTGTAA
- the LOC104707044 gene encoding uncharacterized protein LOC104707044 produces the protein MACSSVPPNCFHGYLLRSCSFSTTQFLSPSLSSGFSASPTSRLRTCVKIEKFQGESPLEQTTSASTSSVSKELPLEEPQDQPEEEDDDDCLPNDLEGAVRQSGEAGAAFVNSGGTRAIVELLIPQLQFLDDEGAQAELWDLSRVFLETLIKETGCERVKAVFPDAGAAALLKYRWKDATFGFASLSDRKPVEKEDEIIVMVVPDHQMLEYVEKIAKGLADDPPRPLIMWNPRLISEEVGVGFNVRKLRRYFLSSFTTVYSMRPLAAGAVFRCYPGKWKVFYDNKDRPGRYLLAKELIGRPDAEDLEIIYGGVEEKSDEEGPSLLSQAAGIFSSINRFMKSM, from the exons ATGGCTTGTTCTTCAGTACCACCAAATTGTTTCCATGGCTATCTTCTCCGTAGTTGTTCGTTCTCCACCACCCAATTCCTCTCGCCTTCTCTCTCTAGCGGCTTCTCTGCTTCTCCCACTTCGAGGCTAAGAACATGTGTCAAAATCGAGAAGTTTCAGGGTGAGTCTCCTCTTGAACAAACCACGTCAGCTtctacttcctctgtttcaaagGAACTACCTTTAGAAGAACCTCAAGAccaaccagaagaagaagacgacgatga ctgTTTGCCTAATGATTTGGAAGGAGCTGTTAGGCAATCAGGTGAAGCAGGTGCCGCGTTTGTGAACTCTGGAGGAACAAGAGCTATC GTTGAGCTCTTAATTCCTCAGCTGCAGTTTTTGGATGATGAAGGTGCACAAGCTGAACTTTGGGACCTTTCGCGTGTTTTCTTGGAGACTCTCATTAAAGAAACAGGTTGTGAG AGAGTTAAAGCCGTATTTCCAGATGCTGGAGCTGCTGCATTGCTCAAATATCGGTGGAAGGATGCAACTTTTGGATTTGCTAG CTTAAGTGACCGGAAACCAgtggagaaagaagatgagatcATTGTCATGGTTGTTCCTGATCACCAAATGCTGGAATATGTTGAGAAAATTGCAAAAGGGCTTGCTGATGACCCG CCAAGGCCTCTCATTATGTGGAACCCTCGTCTTATAAGCGAGGAAGTCGGAGTTGGGTTTAACGTGAGAAAACTAAGACGCTACTTCCTAAG TTCTTTTACTACGGTTTACTCTATGAGACCTCTGGCTGCTGGTGCTGTTTTCAGATGTTATCCTGG AAAATGGAAAGTCTTCTATGATAATAAAGACAGACCAGGCCGGTATCTACTCGCTAAAGAACTCATAGGTCGACCTGATGCCGAGGATCTTGAG ATAATATATGGGGGCGTAGAAGAGAAATCAGATGAAGAAGGGCCATCTCTATTGAGCCAAGCCGCTGGAATTTTTTCATCCATTAACAGGTTTATGAAATCAATGTAG
- the LOC104707045 gene encoding kinesin-like protein KIN-14G isoform X1, with protein MEGDHLGFIPDQHQEISNDGDLSCESKESSVNNQNSDSVEESENAVVSPANGPTLPILQKMIDFSDKIKVLKDEHALVSNQMKEIKNCSFVQPEISKALQLLTTKLGTLEEQYLKESSERKRLYNEVIELKGNIRVFCRCRPLNQAEIANGCASVAEFDPSQENELQILSSDSSKKHFKFDHVFKPEDGQETVFAQTKPIVTSVLDGYNVCIFAYGQTGTGKTFTMEGTPDNRGVNYRTLEELFRCSESRSHLMKFELSVSMLEVYNEKIRDLLVDNSNQPPKKLEVKQSAEGTQEVPGLVEAQVYNTDGVWDLLKKGYCVRSVGSTAANEQSSRSHCLLRVTVKGENLINGQRTRSHLWLVDLAGSERVGKVEVEGERLKESQFINKSLSALGDVISALASKTSHIPYRNSKLTHMLQNSLGGDCKTLMFVQISPSSADQGETLCSLNFASRVRGIESGPARKQADVSELLKLKQMAEKLKQEENKETKKLQDSVQELKLHLTAREKICRVLQDKVRDLELQLAEERKTRIKQETRALATASSSSTTSKHMRETLPTITEKKPPLAPTKMRMPLRRITNFMPQQPSQGPSKRFSDTTFKENKNNNSLRRSSLMDVSTLVKSRRSSIAFRPAPPSAIGSGNKTVLPTRRVSIATVRPEPSSSSMTTPSRPPLSFRGGDPRKARYSKLFSPDHNLVTPNAMKNSRFMKSPLGGGGGGGGGSSWKPSHPTVIALQKKAVVWSPLKFKNRRPSLVAIRPSSCSSSSASDMLRREQ; from the exons ATGGAAGGAG ATCATCTAGGGTTTATTCCAGATCAACATCAAGAAATTAGCAACGATGGTGATTTGTCATGTGAATCGAAGGAGTCTTCTGTTAACAATCAAAATTCCGATTCTG TGGAAGAAAGTGAGAATGCAGTAGTTTCTCCTGCCAATGGACCAACGCTTCCAATTTTGCAGAAGATGATCGACTTCAGTGACAAAATTAAG GTCTTGAAGGATGAACATGCTTTGGTATCGAACCAGATGAAAGAGATCAAGAATTGTTCCTTTGTACAACCTGAAATTTCCAAGGCTCTCCAGCTTTTGA CTACTAAGCTTGGAACTCTGGAAGAACAGTACTTGAAAGAGTCATCAGAGAGGAAACGGTTATACAATGAAGTGATCGAACTTAAGGGAAATATCAGGGTCTTTTGTAGATGCAGACCTCTAAACCAAGCTGAAATAGCAAATGGCTGTGCTTCTGTAGCTGAGTTTGATCCATCACAGGAAAACGAGCTCCAGATACTTTCATCTGATTCTTCCAAGAAGCATTTTAAGTTTGACCATGTCTTTAAGCCTGAAGATGGCCAAG AGACTGTTTTTGCACAGACAAAACCTATAGTTACTTCTGTGCTGGATGGATATAATGTCTGCATATTTGCCTATGGCCAAACTGGCACTGGCAAGACATTTACCATGGAGGGAACACCAGATAATAGAGGAGTGAACTATAGAACCTTAGAAGAGCTATTCCGCTGTTCAGAAAGCAGAAGTCATCTCATGAAGTTTGAGCTATCGGTTAGCATGTTGGAGGTTTATAATGAGAAGATAAGGGACCTCTTAGTAGATAACTCAAACCAGCCCCCTAAAAA GTTGGAGGTTAAGCAATCAGCAGAAGGGACACAAGAAGTCCCAGGATTAGTCGAAGCTCAAGTTTACAATACAGATGGAGTGTGGGATCTGCTCAAGAAAGGTTATTGTGTAAGATCTGTGGGTTCAACAGCTGCAAATGAGCAAAGCAGCCGATCTCATTG CTTGCTGCGAGTGACAGTGAAGGGAGAGAATTTGATAAATGGTCAGAGAACCAGAAGTCATCTTTGGTTAGTGGACTTGGCTGGCAGTGAGCGAGTAGGAAAGGTAGAAGTTGAAGGAGAAAGGCTGAAAGAATCTCAATTTATCAATAAGTCGCTTTCAGCACTCGGTGATGTTATCTCTGCCCTTGCATCCAAAACAAGCCACATTCCTTACAG AAACTCAAAGCTCACCCATATGCTGCAAAACTCTTTGG GTGGAGATTGCAAGACATTAATGTTTGTCCAGATTAGCCCAAGTTCTGCGGATCAAGGAGAGACACTTTGCTCCTTAAACTTTGCAAGTAGAGTCCGGGGAATTGAAAGTGGACCTGCCCGGAAACAGGCAGATGTGTCTGAACTACTCAAGTTAAAACAAATG GCCGAGAAGCTGAAACAGgaggaaaacaaagaaacaaagaaactgCAGGACAGCGTGCAGGAACTAAAGCTACACCTCACTGCTAGAGAAAAAATATGCAGAGTTCTTCAAGATAAG GTTCGAGATTTGGAATTGCAACTAGCAGAAGAAAGAAAGACCAGAATCAAGCAGGAGACACGAGCTCTAGCaactgcatcatcatcatcaacaacatctaAACATATGAGAGAGACACTACCCACAATCACAGAGAAAAAACCGCCTTTGGCTCCTACAAAAATGCGAATGCCACTCAGAAGAATCACAAACTTCATGCCCCAACAACCATCTCAGGGTCCTTCTAAGAGATTCTCGGATACAACGTTCAAGGAGAATAAGAATAATAACAGCCTCAGAAGATCATCACTGATGGACGTGAGTACTCTAGTGAAATCAAGAAGAAGCTCCATCGCATTCAGACCCGCTCCTCCATCAGCCATTGGATCAGGCAATAAAACCGTCCTGCCTACAAGAAGAGTCTCAATTGCAACGGTTAGACCAGAACCATCATCGTCATCAATGACAACACCATCACGCCCTCCTCTTTCATTCAGAGGTGGTGACCCGAGAAAGGCGAGATACTCTAAGCTCTTCTCTCCAGACCACAATCTGGTGACTCCGAATGCAATGAAAAACAGCAGATTCATGAAGAGCCCtcttggaggaggaggaggaggaggaggaggcagcTCGTGGAAGCCGAGCCATCCTACGGTAATTGCATTGCAGAAGAAGGCGGTGGTGTGGAGTCCTCTTAAGTTCAAGAATAGAAGACCATCCCTCGTAGCGATACgaccttcttcttgttcttcttcatccgcCTCTGACATGCTTCGGAGGGAACAATAG
- the LOC104707045 gene encoding kinesin-like protein KIN-14G isoform X2 has translation MEGGFIPDQHQEISNDGDLSCESKESSVNNQNSDSVEESENAVVSPANGPTLPILQKMIDFSDKIKVLKDEHALVSNQMKEIKNCSFVQPEISKALQLLTTKLGTLEEQYLKESSERKRLYNEVIELKGNIRVFCRCRPLNQAEIANGCASVAEFDPSQENELQILSSDSSKKHFKFDHVFKPEDGQETVFAQTKPIVTSVLDGYNVCIFAYGQTGTGKTFTMEGTPDNRGVNYRTLEELFRCSESRSHLMKFELSVSMLEVYNEKIRDLLVDNSNQPPKKLEVKQSAEGTQEVPGLVEAQVYNTDGVWDLLKKGYCVRSVGSTAANEQSSRSHCLLRVTVKGENLINGQRTRSHLWLVDLAGSERVGKVEVEGERLKESQFINKSLSALGDVISALASKTSHIPYRNSKLTHMLQNSLGGDCKTLMFVQISPSSADQGETLCSLNFASRVRGIESGPARKQADVSELLKLKQMAEKLKQEENKETKKLQDSVQELKLHLTAREKICRVLQDKVRDLELQLAEERKTRIKQETRALATASSSSTTSKHMRETLPTITEKKPPLAPTKMRMPLRRITNFMPQQPSQGPSKRFSDTTFKENKNNNSLRRSSLMDVSTLVKSRRSSIAFRPAPPSAIGSGNKTVLPTRRVSIATVRPEPSSSSMTTPSRPPLSFRGGDPRKARYSKLFSPDHNLVTPNAMKNSRFMKSPLGGGGGGGGGSSWKPSHPTVIALQKKAVVWSPLKFKNRRPSLVAIRPSSCSSSSASDMLRREQ, from the exons ATGGAAGGAG GGTTTATTCCAGATCAACATCAAGAAATTAGCAACGATGGTGATTTGTCATGTGAATCGAAGGAGTCTTCTGTTAACAATCAAAATTCCGATTCTG TGGAAGAAAGTGAGAATGCAGTAGTTTCTCCTGCCAATGGACCAACGCTTCCAATTTTGCAGAAGATGATCGACTTCAGTGACAAAATTAAG GTCTTGAAGGATGAACATGCTTTGGTATCGAACCAGATGAAAGAGATCAAGAATTGTTCCTTTGTACAACCTGAAATTTCCAAGGCTCTCCAGCTTTTGA CTACTAAGCTTGGAACTCTGGAAGAACAGTACTTGAAAGAGTCATCAGAGAGGAAACGGTTATACAATGAAGTGATCGAACTTAAGGGAAATATCAGGGTCTTTTGTAGATGCAGACCTCTAAACCAAGCTGAAATAGCAAATGGCTGTGCTTCTGTAGCTGAGTTTGATCCATCACAGGAAAACGAGCTCCAGATACTTTCATCTGATTCTTCCAAGAAGCATTTTAAGTTTGACCATGTCTTTAAGCCTGAAGATGGCCAAG AGACTGTTTTTGCACAGACAAAACCTATAGTTACTTCTGTGCTGGATGGATATAATGTCTGCATATTTGCCTATGGCCAAACTGGCACTGGCAAGACATTTACCATGGAGGGAACACCAGATAATAGAGGAGTGAACTATAGAACCTTAGAAGAGCTATTCCGCTGTTCAGAAAGCAGAAGTCATCTCATGAAGTTTGAGCTATCGGTTAGCATGTTGGAGGTTTATAATGAGAAGATAAGGGACCTCTTAGTAGATAACTCAAACCAGCCCCCTAAAAA GTTGGAGGTTAAGCAATCAGCAGAAGGGACACAAGAAGTCCCAGGATTAGTCGAAGCTCAAGTTTACAATACAGATGGAGTGTGGGATCTGCTCAAGAAAGGTTATTGTGTAAGATCTGTGGGTTCAACAGCTGCAAATGAGCAAAGCAGCCGATCTCATTG CTTGCTGCGAGTGACAGTGAAGGGAGAGAATTTGATAAATGGTCAGAGAACCAGAAGTCATCTTTGGTTAGTGGACTTGGCTGGCAGTGAGCGAGTAGGAAAGGTAGAAGTTGAAGGAGAAAGGCTGAAAGAATCTCAATTTATCAATAAGTCGCTTTCAGCACTCGGTGATGTTATCTCTGCCCTTGCATCCAAAACAAGCCACATTCCTTACAG AAACTCAAAGCTCACCCATATGCTGCAAAACTCTTTGG GTGGAGATTGCAAGACATTAATGTTTGTCCAGATTAGCCCAAGTTCTGCGGATCAAGGAGAGACACTTTGCTCCTTAAACTTTGCAAGTAGAGTCCGGGGAATTGAAAGTGGACCTGCCCGGAAACAGGCAGATGTGTCTGAACTACTCAAGTTAAAACAAATG GCCGAGAAGCTGAAACAGgaggaaaacaaagaaacaaagaaactgCAGGACAGCGTGCAGGAACTAAAGCTACACCTCACTGCTAGAGAAAAAATATGCAGAGTTCTTCAAGATAAG GTTCGAGATTTGGAATTGCAACTAGCAGAAGAAAGAAAGACCAGAATCAAGCAGGAGACACGAGCTCTAGCaactgcatcatcatcatcaacaacatctaAACATATGAGAGAGACACTACCCACAATCACAGAGAAAAAACCGCCTTTGGCTCCTACAAAAATGCGAATGCCACTCAGAAGAATCACAAACTTCATGCCCCAACAACCATCTCAGGGTCCTTCTAAGAGATTCTCGGATACAACGTTCAAGGAGAATAAGAATAATAACAGCCTCAGAAGATCATCACTGATGGACGTGAGTACTCTAGTGAAATCAAGAAGAAGCTCCATCGCATTCAGACCCGCTCCTCCATCAGCCATTGGATCAGGCAATAAAACCGTCCTGCCTACAAGAAGAGTCTCAATTGCAACGGTTAGACCAGAACCATCATCGTCATCAATGACAACACCATCACGCCCTCCTCTTTCATTCAGAGGTGGTGACCCGAGAAAGGCGAGATACTCTAAGCTCTTCTCTCCAGACCACAATCTGGTGACTCCGAATGCAATGAAAAACAGCAGATTCATGAAGAGCCCtcttggaggaggaggaggaggaggaggaggcagcTCGTGGAAGCCGAGCCATCCTACGGTAATTGCATTGCAGAAGAAGGCGGTGGTGTGGAGTCCTCTTAAGTTCAAGAATAGAAGACCATCCCTCGTAGCGATACgaccttcttcttgttcttcttcatccgcCTCTGACATGCTTCGGAGGGAACAATAG